From Zingiber officinale cultivar Zhangliang chromosome 5B, Zo_v1.1, whole genome shotgun sequence, the proteins below share one genomic window:
- the LOC121984623 gene encoding ISWI chromatin-remodeling complex ATPase CHR11-like — protein sequence MVLLDKLLPKLKERDSRVLIFSQMTRLLDILEDYLLYRGYQYCRIDGNTGGEERDASIETFNQPGSQKFIFLLSTRAGGLGINLATADVVILYDSDWNPQVDLQAQDRAHRIGQKKEVQVFRFCTEFAIEEKVIERAYKKLALDALVIQQG from the exons ATGGTCCTGTTAGATAAGCTGTTGCCTAAACTGAAGGAACGAGATTCCAGAGTTCTAATATTTTCACAG atGACTAGACTTCTGGACATACTGGAAGATTACTTGCTATATCGTGGTTACCAATATTGCCGGATTGATGGGAATACTGGGGGAGAAGAACGGGATGCTTCCATTGAAACATTTAATCAACCTGGAAGCCAAAAGTTCATTTTCTTACTTTCTACAAGAGCTGGTGGATTGGGAATTAATCTTGCTACAGCAGATGTTGTCATTCTCTATGATAGTGACTG GAATCCACAAGTTGATTTGCAAGCACAGGATCGTGCTCATAGAATTGGGCAAAAGAAAGAAGTTCAAGTGTTCCGTTTCTGTACTGAG TTTGCAATTGAGGAGAAAGTGATAGAGAGAGCATATAAGAAGCTTGCACTTGATGCCTTGGTTATTCAACAAGGATGA